Part of the Plasmodium gaboni strain SY75 chromosome Unknown, whole genome shotgun sequence genome, ATGAAGTTGGTAAGGATATGGATAGTATTTTAAATAGAACTATAGCAGTTGGAATATGGAAAACTAGAAAAAATTGCAAAAGTGAAATTCAAgatattgaaaaaataataccATCTCAAGAAGAAATACAAAACGTATTAATACATcaaatagaaaataaaaatataaaaattacaGATGGTTATATGAAGGAAATACAAAGTTTGAgtaaatatgtattatataatataagaaattCTATGAAACAGTATACTAAAACTTTATCCTATTATTCataagttatatatatatatatatatatatatataataagagCGTTTGTTAAATAATTTCTTctacaaaaaatataagtgtaataataatgtactaacattttttattatatttgcacatacatattatatattttgttttttttaaaattttttatagttgttcattttttttaatatttttttaaaacttttttttaaacatgTTTCTCAAacaatttaataataaagacaaaaaaaaaaaaaaaataaaataaaataaaaataaaaataaaaaaataagataaaaaataaaaagtaacatatatatatatatatatatatatatatatatatatatatataatacatgTACTTACGTATGATATACAgtatatgtgtatattttaacCTTTGTCATTTGTCTTCTATATGActtattaattaataagtataaatatatataggtGTACATtgtatttaaatataaagttcgtttatagaaaatatttaaaatattaaatgttattttttcatatttatattcataaagtgaataaaaaaaacaaaaaaaaagaatgtACATATATGAATACATTTTAACAAATAGATACACATATATGTtaacatatttaaatatatttttttttttcaactctttcatataattaaagAATAATAAGAGATGTAttgttaaaatatatatatatatatatatatatatatgtgcatatttatatatttatatataataataaatttttttatttaatagCAAAACCAACTTCCTAGCCTTATtt contains:
- a CDS encoding early transcribed membrane protein, whose amino-acid sequence is MKVIKVYFFLFIMVIIGLLGWGNVCNELKEKKNMLLKESPDKLLSEKRKKKLVYSVIGTLSALLGIAIFGMGINSHFKEKKKTIWDEVGKDMDSILNRTIAVGIWKTRKNCKSEIQDIEKIIPSQEEIQNVLIHQIENKNIKITDGYMKEIQSLSKYVLYNIRNSMKQYTKTLSYYS